Part of the Salminus brasiliensis chromosome 2, fSalBra1.hap2, whole genome shotgun sequence genome, TGCTTCTTCTTTATCTCAACACAGAGAGCAGGGAGCATGCaatttgtgagtgtgtattagtgCTGGAATAACAGAATGGCTTGTGGCTAGTGCATAATTTCAAAAAGAGAGACACTACATTGCATTAGTTAAATTTTGTAAATGACTGCACTCTTGTAATTCCCATCTTTTGTTCCCTCTCACCTGTAAatcctcctccaccttcctATGTCTGTCTAGGGCCTCAAGTATCTGGGCCTGTAAAGATTCATTCCTGGTCTTCAGAGCTTCCAGCTCACGCTGCTTATTCTGAATCTATGGACACATACTCAGATCATTTCAAGCTGATGACTGTACATCTACATAAAATGAACCtgcatgattaaaaaaaaagagttgatctgcCCTTACATTCTTCTTGTAGGCACTGATTTCTTCCCTGATGCCCCGGACGGATTCAACATGCTGTGTTGATGCCAAGCTGAGGTCCTGAAACTTAGTTTTATACCAAGTGTCCATTTCCTGATGATTACAAAATCATACACATAAGCATAGGTGAACAGAAGTATCAGCCCAAAAAATACATGATTACATGGTTGTAACATGACCTTTTTGCCAATTTTCTTCATCTTTACTATTTAAAGAAACTATTACTTACATTTCATTTGAGGTGTAATGGTAAACAAGTCacagtttgggggggggggggggtcttttaACTCAGTACACTGTTCTTTCATAAAAtaatgtgttattattaaataaaacaataatgaaTATTTTGTGTATTACTGGATAAAAGCTAGTCACTGCAGACAAACCATATTTGATCTGAGCCTAGCAGCAGGAAGGTCACAGCGTGCAGCAAAAGAAAAGTCATCTGGCAAAAGTTGTCTTTCTCACAGATACACGCTTCAAGCATGGTCGTGCGCAAGATTTCCGTTGGTGCTCACACAACTACTTAATGCACTCCTCGTGCGCTTCACCGTTAAGAATTCTTAATAGGCTTTTGCTTAACGCACATGTCATTGCTAACAGGAGCGCAGTGGAAGTGTGGCGGACCGGTTTCTGGGTGGAACTCTTGTTGTGAACTTCAGTTCCTCATTATGTTCATCAACTTACAAACCAATAAGCTACGCATACCAAACTGTGACCCCTGTACCATGATGATTCGATACGAATACACAAACTGTTACATAGCTAtatactacaaaaaaaaaaacaaagagcaaGGAGAATTCAGGTTTACATCTTATAGCTCCTTTAGTGATCAAAATTCTTGGCTACCTGCAAGTTCTGTGCTGCAATGCTGTCGTATTGAGATTGAATCTGCTTGAGGGCAGAGGTCATGTCAGGCAGAGAGAAGGACACATCGACCTTAGCCACTGTTCCGTAAATCTGAGCCATCAATTCTTCAATTTCCTGAAAGGATCACAAATCTCAAATCTCAAAGAACATTTCAAACTAAGCTGCTAGtttaaatgtacactatatgtccaaatgtttgtgggcatcCTTTAGAATAATTAGGGTACCCAGGGGTATAAAGAGAAGGGTATAAAGTCACTCAGCATgtagctgtggagaagtggaacagTGTTTTCTTTAATGGTGGTGCTCTAATTAATACTTTTTTGGATgggttagggagttggggatgaggtagggtggtgatcatacaacatcctcCCATCACAAACgctcttgctgaatgcaatcaaatctttagaGCATCGCTCAAAAAGTAGTCACTCCAGCTAACTCTTtttcatacccttgatttcagaagaaataattaattagcaggtgtccctatacttttatccatatagtgtacatcttATGTAGTTGCTGGGAAGCGTGTGAAGACTTTGACATGATGCCAACTTACTCACTGCATTATCAAAATGAATCAATACCTGTTTGTGAATCCTCTGAAGGAACTCCATCTCCACCTCCAGGTTTTCTAGCTGCTTCTCAAGAGCAATGCGGGCAGTTGTAGCTGCATCAACATCCTGGCAGGCAAAACAGCAATTTTGTTCACCGAATGACAAAATTATTTTTTGTGCGTTATTATGAATGACATATCACACAATACTGTTTTCATATACTATACTGTAAATCTAACTACTTTTATGGTTAGAAATAAAGCCACTTACTGGCTTAAAAGATTCAATCTCCAGCTCAACTTTTTTCCTGGCCTCCAGAGCGTCCTCGTACTTGGCCTTTACCACCTCCAGCTGCCCTGTCATGGCTTTCTTGGCAGCAATGGCAAGGTccttaaagaaaaaaatgtttctGTGGTGCACTAACTAACTGGATAAATAGAAAAATTTGTGTTTTAATGAAAGAGTGTTTGATAGTAAaacctttttggtgctacagaAAACTGACATTCTATAAAGACCACTTTACAaggtttaattttttaaaatgtatcttTCTTACCCTCTGGACCTTCATCTGATCAGCAATTCTCTTCAACTCTCGCAGCTGGTCTTCGTACATCATGCGCAAGCCCGAAGGCTTTACAAAGCGGCCCTTCAGTGCATCAATCTCAGTCTCTAGCATTTTATTCTGCTGTTCCAGAGTGCGCACCTttaaagcaagcaaacctgttTCCTTTTGGGTTTTCACAGATACCTTTTTGTTAGGCAAATGTAATATCATAGACCATCTGTGTATTACCTTCTCAATGTACACAGCCAGGCGGTCGTTGAGGGTGACCATCTCCTGTCTTTCAATGGTGCGTGTGCTCAGGAAGTCCTGGTTGGTGGCGGCTGCGGCTTCCAGGTCCAGCGCTCCTCCAAGACCCAAACCAACGCACAGAGCACTCATACTCACACTGCTGAAAAGAGAATACACAACACAGATCCTGCAAAATTACTGAGGTATAAAAACATTATGGGAGAACAACGACAATCAGAGTGAGAAGCAAGAACAGAAACACAATAAAAGAAGTAAACATAAGGAATAAAGAGAtggatgaaacaaaaaaaaaaaaaagaaacaaaaaagaaaaatgacaaacAGAAATAAATGGAATTAAAGAAACAG contains:
- the ngs gene encoding notochord granular surface isoform X3, which codes for MDRTERPAFKNPNILNVKLQCIFGRAEEAPGLNMSRSPERMSSYRRHFEGALAASSSCHIRVSSPSPVRRETRRSASYSRARTSRRTLSGTRASRMTSSVSMSALCVGLGLGGALDLEAAAATNQDFLSTRTIERQEMVTLNDRLAVYIEKVRTLEQQNKMLETEIDALKGRFVKPSGLRMMYEDQLRELKRIADQMKVQRDLAIAAKKAMTGQLEVVKAKYEDALEARKKVELEIESFKPDVDAATTARIALEKQLENLEVEMEFLQRIHKQEIEELMAQIYGTVAKVDVSFSLPDMTSALKQIQSQYDSIAAQNLQEMDTWYKTKFQDLSLASTQHVESVRGIREEISAYKKNIQNKQRELEALKTRNESLQAQILEALDRHRKVEEDLQARTETLKLDMKIIKEKIALLLREYQDLLNAKMALEIEITTYRKLIEGEDSRLTAMVRSLSLMSNMSVSTGLISTSGASANRALSGVASGTSMPSLKVASSATGLQGTLEGFAHEQAVEMTERKTDLIS
- the ngs gene encoding notochord granular surface isoform X2, which gives rise to MDRTERPAFKNPNILNVKLQCIFGRAEEAPGLNMSRSPERMSSYRRHFEGALAASSSCHIRVSSPSPVRRETRRSASYSRARTSRRTLSGTRASRMTSVSMSALCVGLGLGGALDLEAAAATNQDFLSTRTIERQEMVTLNDRLAVYIEKVRTLEQQNKMLETEIDALKGRFVKPSGLRMMYEDQLRELKRIADQMKVQRDLAIAAKKAMTGQLEVVKAKYEDALEARKKVELEIESFKPDVDAATTARIALEKQLENLEVEMEFLQRIHKQEIEELMAQIYGTVAKVDVSFSLPDMTSALKQIQSQYDSIAAQNLQEMDTWYKTKFQDLSLASTQHVESVRGIREEISAYKKNIQNKQRELEALKTRNESLQAQILEALDRHRKVEEDLQARTETLKLDMKIIKEKIALLLREYQDLLNAKMALEIEITTYRKLIEGEDSRLTAMVRSLSLMSNMSVSTGLISTSGASANRALSGVASGTSMPSLKVASSATGLQGTLEGFAHEQAVEMTERKTDLIRTVKTEKDIVQSDTQECIITMSGAADDMGE
- the ngs gene encoding notochord granular surface isoform X1 codes for the protein MDRTERPAFKNPNILNVKLQCIFGRAEEAPGLNMSRSPERMSSYRRHFEGALAASSSCHIRVSSPSPVRRETRRSASYSRARTSRRTLSGTRASRMTSSVSMSALCVGLGLGGALDLEAAAATNQDFLSTRTIERQEMVTLNDRLAVYIEKVRTLEQQNKMLETEIDALKGRFVKPSGLRMMYEDQLRELKRIADQMKVQRDLAIAAKKAMTGQLEVVKAKYEDALEARKKVELEIESFKPDVDAATTARIALEKQLENLEVEMEFLQRIHKQEIEELMAQIYGTVAKVDVSFSLPDMTSALKQIQSQYDSIAAQNLQEMDTWYKTKFQDLSLASTQHVESVRGIREEISAYKKNIQNKQRELEALKTRNESLQAQILEALDRHRKVEEDLQARTETLKLDMKIIKEKIALLLREYQDLLNAKMALEIEITTYRKLIEGEDSRLTAMVRSLSLMSNMSVSTGLISTSGASANRALSGVASGTSMPSLKVASSATGLQGTLEGFAHEQAVEMTERKTDLIRTVKTEKDIVQSDTQECIITMSGAADDMGE